The window CGCTCCCAAGGGAGATATTCACTCTGCCGTCATCTTTCGTAAGGCGCAGTTTCGTAAGGAATCGGGAACCGCCCGGTTGCTCAAGGGTATCGACCTCAATAATCTCGCCTTTAATGCTATCGGGCAGCCGGTTTCTCTGGATATCGGACAGTTTTACCCTGACAAACTCGGAAAGATAAAGATACTGCCGGGAGATTCCATTTTTATCCCGGCGCTGACCGGCGCGGCCGGTGTTTTTGGTATGGTCAGACAACCCGGGATGATTGATTTTTCGGGGTCCACGATGAAGCTGGGATCGTTGGTGAAGAAAGCAGGGGGATATGCCGAGGGGGCGGAAAAAAGAGCGGCCGACGTAATCCGCAAATCCTCGGGAATGAAAATAAGAGCCTCGGGCGGTACGGAAATTTATGATGGTGATATAATCGTAATACCTGAAAACCGGCAGAAAAAAAGCACCTGGGACAGATTGAAAGATATCTCCTTGATTTTGGGTGGTCTGGGTGCGGCTTATTTGGCCATTGATAATTTGGCGAATTGATTATATGGATAACAGGGATTTCAATTTCTGGAAAATTCTTGAGGTGATTGCGCTCAGGATTAGATTCATTGTCTCTTTTGTATTAATTGTAACGATTATATCGGTGGTGGTGGCACTGCTTCTGCCCAAATGGTACAAGGCCTCCACGCTCCTGCTTCCCCCCAAAGACGAAGGATTGAAACTTGGACAATTGAGCGGCGCGGAGGATATGATTTCGCTTACTTCAGGGCTGGTTCTTCCGATTCGGGCGACTCCTTCCGATGTTTATGCCCGCATATTGAAAAGCCGCAGCGTCGCCGAGCGGGTGATCGCGGTCAATAATCTCAAGGATTACTATCATTTGAATTCGACGGTTGATATTCTGGAGAAAATAGACCGGCAGGCAGAATTCGGGGTGACCGAGGAAGGCCTTTTGGAAATAACGTACGTTGATAAGGACCCCCGCATGGCGGCCCAAATCACCAATTCCTTTGCGGATGAACTGGATCGGCTGAATCGGGAGTTGTATAGTTCCCGTGCCAAAACTACCCGGGAATTTATTTCCGGCCGGCTCAGAGAGGTGGCCGCCGAGCTGGATTCGACCCGGGCGGCGCTGAGAGATTTTCAGTCCCGATATAAGGCGGTCGACCTGGATCAGCAGACACAACTGGCGATACAATCGGCAGTGAATTTGAAAGTGGCTCTCGCGGAAAACGAAATCGAGCTGAACGTGAAGGAAAAATCTCTTTCCCCGACTCATCCGGAGGTGATCAGCCAGAGACAAAAAGTAAATGAAATCAAAGACCAGATCAGCGCGCTCGAGTATGGCAAGGGGGACAGCTCATATTTCAATCTTCCCGTATCAGAAGTGCCGGCGCTGAAGATACGACTGGCGGAATTGACCAGCCGTCTCAAGGTATCCGAAACATTATATCAGGTGCTTTCGGAACAATATGAACAGGCAAAGATTCAGGAGAAGATGGATACGCCGACCCTTTCCATACTGGACCGGGCTTTGCCGCCGGAACTGCCATATCGGCCTCAGAAGACTATTATAGTTCTGGTCTCGGCGGGTATGGCCGTTATCGTGGCGATATTCCTGGCTCTTTTCATGAACTATCTGGCCAATCTGGAGAGAAACTCTCCCGATGATTATAAACGGGCGCGATTATTTTTGGGCATCTGGAGAGGGAGGTTTCCGCGCTCCGGAAATTGAGAATTAGGAATCCGCTAATTCACACGATAACCGGCCGATTCAATACTAGGCGAATTCCATATCGGGCGCCGCGGAAATTCATATCTACCTGAAAAGAGGATTTTATGTCGAATGCGATTATTGACAAAACCGCCACGGTCGGGGAAGGTACGAAGTGCGGCAATTTTACCGTAATCGAAGAGAAAGTGAATATTGGCCGCGGCTGTCTTATCGGTCATAATGTTGTCATACATGCCGGGACGAGAATCGGTGACAATGTTCGTATTGATGACGGAACCATTATCGGCAAATTTCCCATGCGGGCGGCCAACTCGGCCACCACCAAAGAGCAGGAATTGTCGCCGGCTGAAATTGATTCCGACGGCATTATCGGGACCAATGTGGTGATTTACCGGGGATGCAGAATCGGCCGCAAAGTGCTTATTGCCGATCTTTCGACGGTTCGCGAGAATGTCACCGTGGGAGATTTTACGATTGTCGGCCGCGGCGTGGCGATAGAAAATTTCTGCAAGATCGGCCGCTATTGCAAGCTGGAAACGAATGTCTATATCACCGCCTATTCCGAATTGGAAGACCGGGTTTTTGTGGCCCCCTGCGCCGCCACGTCGAACGATAACTATGTCGGACGGACGGAGGAGAGATTCAAGCACTTCAAAGGAGTGATTGTCAGAAAGGGCGGCAGAATAGGTGTCAATGCCACCATTCTTCCCGGAAAGACGATCGGCGCCGATGGCCTGGTGGCGGCCGGGGCGGTGCTGACGACCGATTGCCCGGACCGGAAAATCATGGCGGGGATTCCGGCGAAGGTGATGCGTGATGTCCCCAAGGAACAGCTTCTGGAGAACCAGGGGTGGAAAGAGTGAAGGAGTGAAGGAGTAGGAGATGGCAGTCCCGTTATTAGATTTAAAACGGCAGTATCTGGCCCTAAAAGAGAGCATGGATGCAGCGGTTCTCAAGGTATTCGACCACGGCCATTTCATTCTGGGGCCGGAAGTCGCTCTACTGGAGCAAAGAATCGCGCAGATGTCCGGGGTTGCCTTTGGAATCGGCGTGGCCTCGGGCAC is drawn from Candidatus Zixiibacteriota bacterium and contains these coding sequences:
- a CDS encoding SLBB domain-containing protein — its product is IPLITDSSSFVQLSGEVVSPGGFEFREGDNLGTMIDLGLGLTGLQGDSVLIFRNSHILTTIPSDTAMVIQPGDKIIVVRKHDIPEREYYSISGEVLVPGRYPYGNQPDFGTALKIAGGLAPKGDIHSAVIFRKAQFRKESGTARLLKGIDLNNLAFNAIGQPVSLDIGQFYPDKLGKIKILPGDSIFIPALTGAAGVFGMVRQPGMIDFSGSTMKLGSLVKKAGGYAEGAEKRAADVIRKSSGMKIRASGGTEIYDGDIIVIPENRQKKSTWDRLKDISLILGGLGAAYLAIDNLAN
- a CDS encoding Wzz/FepE/Etk N-terminal domain-containing protein; its protein translation is MDNRDFNFWKILEVIALRIRFIVSFVLIVTIISVVVALLLPKWYKASTLLLPPKDEGLKLGQLSGAEDMISLTSGLVLPIRATPSDVYARILKSRSVAERVIAVNNLKDYYHLNSTVDILEKIDRQAEFGVTEEGLLEITYVDKDPRMAAQITNSFADELDRLNRELYSSRAKTTREFISGRLREVAAELDSTRAALRDFQSRYKAVDLDQQTQLAIQSAVNLKVALAENEIELNVKEKSLSPTHPEVISQRQKVNEIKDQISALEYGKGDSSYFNLPVSEVPALKIRLAELTSRLKVSETLYQVLSEQYEQAKIQEKMDTPTLSILDRALPPELPYRPQKTIIVLVSAGMAVIVAIFLALFMNYLANLERNSPDDYKRARLFLGIWRGRFPRSGN
- a CDS encoding DapH/DapD/GlmU-related protein, which codes for MSNAIIDKTATVGEGTKCGNFTVIEEKVNIGRGCLIGHNVVIHAGTRIGDNVRIDDGTIIGKFPMRAANSATTKEQELSPAEIDSDGIIGTNVVIYRGCRIGRKVLIADLSTVRENVTVGDFTIVGRGVAIENFCKIGRYCKLETNVYITAYSELEDRVFVAPCAATSNDNYVGRTEERFKHFKGVIVRKGGRIGVNATILPGKTIGADGLVAAGAVLTTDCPDRKIMAGIPAKVMRDVPKEQLLENQGWKE